TCCTCACCTATGTTACATTAGAGCCACATGTGTGTCTCTTGAGTGTGACATTTCTGACGCTATTCTTCCACTGTGAGTCAGGTGGCCAGagactgactgtgtgactgtgtgtggacTCACTCATTGTGCATGTCTTCCTCTTTGAAAGGCACATCGTCTATCAGCACTGCAGAGTGGGTGGTGAAGAAAATACCCAACAttgcctagagagagagacagacagagagcgattATTTGTAGGGAGTAAATGACAGTAGTAGTATGTCTTATTTTGCTTGTATCAGCAGTGGAGTGCATAATACTAGAACAAATGTGAATGTCATGAGTAGAACAAACACCCTGAAGTGAAACTGCACTTCTCAAATCTAGAGAGTTTATTTGACTACAAGAAGCATATATAGTCAGTGGCTGTAGGATAACACCACAACAAACACCATCAGTACCGGTCTGTCTAGGTCTTAATGAGGCAAACCAAGCGATAGATAGCTATTACAATCCAGCTGTAATGAACGAGCTAGTTAACGTTATGTATACTGAGCTGGGGCTCACACATTGTCATAtgcaattaaaaaaaaacattaccaTACTATCTCGGTTGTCTATCAATAACCGAGTCACTTAACAATCACTGTACACATTCTGATAATAAGCAACTAAAACCACTGTACTATAAGTTACAAGTTACATTACCAGCATTATGACTCCCCAGATGCTGATGACAATACCGCAGGCGGCCAACTTGGGACCGCAAAATAAACACGAAACCATAGTTTAACGACTCAAACGACGACGTAAACTCAAAAGTAGACTTTATCACTACGGGAACTGTCGTAGTTCTCAAGTTAAATAGTAGAAAAAAAGGTACTTGGGCAGCTGTTTGTCGTCTAACCAGTTGTTCCGAGGAGCTCGACCTCAGTCACCAGTGTGTCAGGTGACTTATGGAAACCGGAAAAACTTTTTTCAATGGATATGTTCAAGAATAAAAAACGTTGCTAAAATTGACAGCGATGATGTTTATGGAAATATGTGTATTTAACTAAGaatattttaaaatattttaaattcCACTTATTATGGAATTACGCACACAGCCTGCATTGCAACCAAGCTAGCTAAACATTAAACTACACTAGCTAGCTACGTTAGTTAGCATCTTTAAACAGTGGAAAATATAAAGTGtcggtgactgtaactgtgctgctggcaacaatttaataacGTTTTTTCTGTTGCCGACATTGCATGTTCAACAGCTGTTGCGTGTTCACAAATTCCTCAATTCTTCTTCCCTCTGGCACACTCGGACGAGAGtgttctgaaatcggagtagattgCCAGAGTGcatttacgaacgcacccttaATAACTGTGTCGAAATGTAGCTATAAAGTTTTTGAAACCTCACGTATGTTATTATGTTGCCACTGCTATAAGATAACATGACATTAcaatatttattttcctttattcGCTACAATGTTTAAAAtgggataaaaaaaaattgaaacgtAGTTATGAATTTGGACCAATCGTGAACACATCGCGTGGATTTTGGACCAATCATCGCTTGGAATTTACCAGCGCACGTTAGGACTTCCGTTTGTCTATTGATGTcgtttgtgtgtgttatttatttaattgtgCGTAAAAATTGCTGATTATTGCACACAAAACACATGGACTGTGTTACTAAAATGTAACGGGTCACTGAAACCATTAGCATATTGCAGACACGAATATCAATATTGTAGGACGCGTCGCGGACGAAGTTGTCCTTTGTTTTGCCAGCCTGCAGTgcaagcaagctagctaaacCTGAAACTAAACTAGCATCTCTAAATAGTGTTCTTTCTCGGAAAATCGGAGTCAGTACAGCAACTACAAAAAGCAAAATGACTTCAGCCTCAACGAAGGTAGGTTGGTTTTAGCCCTTGTTAACTAACGTTATATTTGTTATTTAGCTAGATGCTGCAAATCAAATCTAGCTAACGTTCAAAATAGCAAGCTAACGTCGTTAATTTCAATTTGTACCTGTGTAGAACAATAGCTAGATGTATTCCAAAGAGAAACATGTATTTTACTTGTCTTTGCTATACCAAGGAAACTCTTTTGAAAATGCATAATTCGTTTTATGATAAGTCAGGCAAGGACGTGGCTGAATTAAAGTTTTGGCAAAGTTGTCCTTTATGCGTGTATATAAGCCACCACATGGTGGCGCTGTCTACATGGTGCAAAAACCCTCAATTATCTGCTCTTAAACATTTAATTCTGCATTAGAACAGTACAAAATACCAAATCTGTAAAACATGAACAAGTCCTATATTGCTATAATATGCCACCAGGCATTGCCTTGCAGGTGTTATACAGTTGGTCACACATACCAGGGTTGGGTTCAATGCCAGTCAATTCAGAtcgtaaaccaaattccaattcaaaatgttcctcatccaaaatcattgaagagaattggaattgaCGCCAACCCTGATACATACTGTACTCCAACCTTAGCTACTGCATCAAAATAAAATAGGAGAGGATAATTCAAAGGTATTAGTGTTTTTGAGTTGTTTTCTGGGTTCATGTCACAGGTTGGAGAGATCTTctcagcagcaggagcagctTTCACTAAGCTGGGTGAGCTGACCATGCAGCTGCATCCCGTGGCTGACTCCAGCCCTGCAGGGTGAGGGGAACACACGCCGTAGGGTTGGCCCGATATAGGATTCAACTGAATATCGTGATATTTGACATTGACAATATATTGTGAAGTGCAAGACTATACTCTATTTGAACTTTACAACTCAAAACTGTGGTTTTATAAGTTAGTATGTTGAAAATGAATTAAGTCATATTTGTTCGCCATATGAAGATCATATATTGAGAATGCAACTATAATGTTATAATTGTAGTCGTAATCATTTAGTCATTAGTGGCGCAGAATTATTATATCGGCTATCGCGATATTTGGAATAGCATATCGTAGAAGAGGTCTCCCCAAATATCAcccaaccataacacacacacacacacaccaagttgCATGTAGATAAAGAACTGTATCGATTGGCCTATGTAGCATTCCATGTCTCTATTCTACATTATAAGCCTGTCTACTGACCACGACTTGGTTATTTTTGGGCTTGTGTCACTGGTAGTAGACTCTGATTCATTTGCTGTGCTCTGTGGAATATTCATGCCAAGAAAAACACAGAGGAAACACTGCTATGTCATTACCACGAAGCACATGACATCCTCTCTTAGTCACTGGGCGGTGGAGGTGATCCTCTCAGTCTGAGGGGTTCTGAATGAACATGAGGAAATAGAGCATTAATTGCTGATCACCTACTGGGTGTTACcgctgtgaaatggctagctagttaacgacTGGGTGTTACcgctgtgaaatggctagctagttagcgactgGGTGTTACcgctgtgaaatggctagctagttagcgactgGGTGTTACcgctgtgaaatggctagctagttagcgactgCGTGTTACtgctgtgaaatggctagctagttagcgactgGGTGTTACcactgtgaaatggctagctagttagcgactgGGTGTTACcgctgtgaaatggctagctagttagcgactgGGTGTTACcactgtgaaatggctagctagttagcgactgGGTGTTACcgctgtgaaatggctagctagttagcgactgGGTGTTACcactgtgaaatggctagctagttagcgactgGGTGTTACcgctgtgaaatggctagctagttagcgactgGGTGTTACcactgtgaaatggctagctagttagcgactgGGTGTTACcactgtgaaatggctagctagttagcgactgGGTGTTACcactgtgaaatggctagctagttagcgactgGGTGTTACcactgtgaaatggctagctagttagcgactgAGTGTTACcactgtgaaatggctagctagttagcgactgGGTGTTACcactgtgaaatggctagctagttagcgactgGGCATTGCcactgtgaaatggctagctagttagtgacTGGGTGTTGCCACTGTGAAATGGCTAGTTAGTGACTGGGTGTTACcactgtgaaatggctagctagttagtgacTGGGTGTTACCACTGTGaaatggttagctagttagcggtggttatgtcacttgctctgagaccttgaagtagttgtttcccttagGTAACAATACTTCGTAggtgactgttgtcgatgtgttcagaCGTTGGGGCAAAGAGAGAAATGGAAGCAACAGTGTTCCGTGAGCAGAATGACTGATCTATAATCATAATGGGTAGTTATTtaggatgcaaggtgatttgtagatcagggATTCTGCAATCTGTGCAGTCCAACTGCAATGTAGCTTAGTGGATCTGAAACACGCCCTGTGTGTCATTACAGAGCTAAGTGGACGGACACTGAGATTGAGCAGCTGAGATCGGCCGTGGTGAGATTTGGTGATGACCTGAACTCTCTCAGCTCTGTCATCAAGGAGCGTACCGTGTAAGGacacactctccctcttcttcgtctttcccctttctctccctgtcttctcatTCCTAATGGCCTCTTATCAAGTTTCAAGTTCTATTTGTCTATAGTAAAATGCTTAACTTGCAAGCTCtagccaacagtgcagtaatatcaaaGTAGtataacaaataatacaacaaaatagATCTAATAAAGAAGCATGTCTCTCTACGTGTCATTtattctctttctccttcacccaGTCTCGCTGACTTACCttgtatctctttctctcattgAACACTTCACGTCTAAGTGGTGTCTAGTCAGATCTTTTAAGAGGTAGCTAGCTCCAAAGCTAAGAAGATAGATAGACTATCAGTGACACAGGCCCTGATGAGATAAACCATCACTAGAAGATCATCCGTTGTACTGTCTGTCTACTAGTGCTAAAGATCTGTGTCAAATTATGATGGTTTCCTTTTTTTCTTAAGTGTTTGATGACAGGTTACTGGTTGAATCCCCACCACCACCGCTAACCTCCCACCTTGTTTCTCCTCATCAGGGCTCAGATTAAAACCACAGTCAAGAGGAAGCTATATGACGAGAGTGGGATGCCCATCTCCACCGACTCCCCAAAGAAGACCGTGAAGAAGACCGCTGTCACCATGGCCACCACGGCAACTCCAACTGTCATCGCTGTGCCAACTGCTCAGGTCATCTTGCCGGCAGGTCTCCAGGGCAACGTGACCGTGGCTCCTCCCGCTATGAAGAAACAGAAGACCTCAGGTGAgtggagatggatggatgaaggaatCATTCAGCTTTTTAGTTATATTCACCTTGGCAATGCTTTTTATTCACACTCCACACTGAAATCTACTTAGGGCACTTAATGAAGACATGAAGTGTGGGAACATCCATTTATTGGCATTTTATCAAAGTGTCATACTGATGTATTGTTTTTCAACAAAATGTCCATATCATATTTCCGAGGTTTTTACATTTAGCTAACCATCCCGTCCTCTCTTCCTGCCTGTGTGTTATAACGTGTTCCAGCAGACGTGACCCTGAGTGCTCTGAATGACTCTGATGTGAACTCTGACTTGGAGGGACTGGGAGAGGGATCCAACTCCAAGAAACTAAACTTCGATCAGGGTGAGAGACACAACGGCCTTCTTTACTACTAGGGATGCACCTATATGTTCATTTTGGCTGATACCGATATCTGATCATTTCCTTGCCAAAAACCCTGATATCGATATTAAAACTGTAAGCGGCCTTtgaagcattctagtacagttaaatagttaacacacacacacagacgcagcggtctaaggcactgcatctcagtgcaagaggcgtaactacagtccctggttcgaatccaggctgtatctccatgattgggagtcccatagggcggcgcacaattggcccagcgtcatctgggtttggccggggtaggccgtcattgtaaatagtaatttgttcttaactgacttgcctagttaaataaaggttacacacacaccacattgaccaaaatgttattttttggGCATTTATATATGTCcgcattaccagtaaaacataatcaaaacctatttctttcacttacttgctgtgctattttattgttaatttgttcagtcgtttctttctcaaccaggatttcatcatacatgtcaagcagtgcagtttcagctctgtctgtccgtgtcctcttcctcggtgcccactgtcactgtgtctgtttccatcttgtccagctctgtctgtccgtgtcctcttcctcggtgcccactgtcactgtgtctgtttccatcttgtccagctctgtctgtccatggcctcttcctcggtgcccactgtcactgtgtctgtttccatcttgtccagctctgtctgtccgtggcctcttcctcggtgcccactgtcactgtgtctgtttccatcttgtccagctctgtctgtccgtggcctcttcctcggtgcccactgtcactgtgtctgtttccatcttgtccagctctgtctgtccgtgtcctcttcctcggtgcccactgtcactgtgtctgtttccatcttgtccagctctgtctgtccgtggcctcttcctcggtgcccactgtcactgtgtctgtttccatcttgtccagctctgtctgtccgtggcctcttcctcggtgcccactgtcactgtgtatgtttccatcttgtccagctgtgtatgtaacatttcatgtaaaccctgtttcttgtctgcatcgaagtagcggtccttgtacctagcatggagcatggtggtgacacagtaaagaggctcagagagaatgcctgttaaagaagtagcggtccttgtacctagcatggagcatggtggtgacacagtaaagaggctcagagagaatgcctgttaaagaagtagcggtccttgtacctagcatggagcatggtggtgacacagtaaagaggctcagagagagtgcctgttaaagaagtagctgtccttgtacctagcatggaacatggtggtgacacagtaaagaggctcagagagaatgcctgttaaagaagtagctgtccttgtacctagcatggagcatggtggtgacacagtaaagaggctcagagaatgcctgttaaagaagtagcggtccttgtacctagcatggagcatggtggtgacacagtaaagaggctcagagagaatgcctgttaaagaagtagctgtccttgtacctagcatggagcatggtggtgacacagtaaagaggctcagagagaatgcctgttaaagaagtagcggtccttgtacctagcatggagcatggtggtgacacagtaaggaggctcagagagaatgcctgttaaagaagtagctgtccttgtacctagcatggagcatggtggtgacacagtaaagatgctcagagagaatgcctgttaaagaagtagctgtccttgtacctagcatggagcatggtggtgacacagtAAGGAGGCTCAGacagaatgcctgttaaagaagtagcggtccttgtacctagcatggagcatggtggtgacacagtaaagaggctcagagagaatgcctgttaaagaagtagctgtccttgtacctagcatggaGGTGACACAGTaaggaggctcagagagaatgcctgttaaagaagtagcggtccttgtacctagcatggaGGTGACACAGTaaggaggctcagagagaatgcctgttaaagaagtagctgtccttgtacctagcatggagcatggtggtgacacagtaaagaggctcagagagaatgcctgttaaagaagtagcggtccttgtacctagcatggagcatggtggtgacacagtaaagaggctcagagagaaggcCACTGAATCACTTGTTCACAGCCTCCAGTACTTCTGTAAGTTTTAACCCCACGGTCTGTGTGGGCAGTTTGTTGagtgtttcaatgccatgacagaagGTATCATGTCTGCTGCAGACGCAGTTGATGAGAttatttctccagtcagttgttTGAATGAAGCTAgctagtgtgttcatgtttcaaacatgttctcaaataccatttgaaatggcagcagcggttTTGAGAAGAAgcagcacattcttgagcatgcaatatgctatattgtaattacttcgccaccatggcctagttatttccttaacttaactaatttgcactcactgtatatagactttttgttttcttttgttctactgtattattgactgtatgttttgtttattccatgtgtaactgtgttgtatgtgtcgaactgctttgctttatcttggccaggtcacagttgcaaatgagaacttgttctcaactagcctacctggttgaataaaggtggtGGGGGGGGATGCCGACCCGCTGTGCAGACTCAGCATGCTtatggggctgacatcgctggtccaaatgtcagttgtgaagctaatagcagtgacgcccatagcaagtagctcatgggtgtgtttcaacaatactgtgtaactccgggaagggcaacatctgaaaaatagcgcacttggtagtgtgtaccggtgctcgaccagacggcgaaagccaacatccaGGACAGCGAACAGTGGATTGTCAAAGGCAATGAATTCCGTTATCTTGGTgttaatggatttcacctttgagttgtcttgctgaaatgttcttactctttcaaatgactgctggacTTCAACTTGTCTAGTTGTTGTAAGTGTGCGCTTAGTATTTTTCAGCTTTTTGTTCTGTGTAGAGCTGTGTTTTGTGTGGCGTCATTACATCATCTACTTATGTTCTATAGGTATACacatcagctttgacatcggtgttAAACTAGACAGAGATCGGGTCGatgccgatgttggcatttttagctaatatcgtccgattccgatatgctcaccgatatatcgtgcatccctagttaCTACTATTCACTACTGCTGATCGTGATAATGCACAGCCTTTGCTATTGACTGATTGAGGGGAACCCAAGAATTAGGCTATTGTTCATCAAGATCAACctatttggccggggtaggccgccattgtaaataagaatttgttcttaactgactttcctagttgaataaaggtaaaaaaaatggtGTATCTGAAAACTGTAGGGCAATTCCACG
The genomic region above belongs to Oncorhynchus kisutch isolate 150728-3 linkage group LG16, Okis_V2, whole genome shotgun sequence and contains:
- the LOC109882637 gene encoding chromatin complexes subunit BAP18 isoform X1; amino-acid sequence: MTSASTKVGEIFSAAGAAFTKLGELTMQLHPVADSSPAGAKWTDTEIEQLRSAVVRFGDDLNSLSSVIKERTVAQIKTTVKRKLYDESGMPISTDSPKKTVKKTAVTMATTATPTVIAVPTAQVILPAGLQGNVTVAPPAMKKQKTSADVTLSALNDSDVNSDLEGLGEGSNSKKLNFDQDNLNLDSGLIMNSSDLPLLSR
- the LOC109882640 gene encoding ribonuclease kappa-A, yielding MVSCLFCGPKLAACGIVISIWGVIMLAMLGIFFTTHSAVLIDDVPFKEEDMHNDQDPPHNIYKLYNQVGYNCFIAAGIYVLVAALSFCQIKLNHRKEYMVR
- the LOC109882637 gene encoding chromatin complexes subunit BAP18 isoform X3, translated to MTSASTKVGEIFSAAGAAFTKLGELTMQLHPVADSSPAGAQIKTTVKRKLYDESGMPISTDSPKKTVKKTAVTMATTATPTVIAVPTAQVILPAGLQGNVTVAPPAMKKQKTSADVTLSALNDSDVNSDLEGLGEGSNSKKLNFDQDNLNLDSGLIMNSSDLPLLSR
- the LOC109882637 gene encoding chromatin complexes subunit BAP18 isoform X4, translating into MTSASTKVGEIFSAAGAAFTKLGELTMQLHPVADSSPAGAQIKTTVKRKLYDESGMPISTDSPKKTVKKTAVTMATTATPTVIAVPTAQVILPAGLQGNVTVAPPAMKKQKTSDVTLSALNDSDVNSDLEGLGEGSNSKKLNFDQDNLNLDSGLIMNSSDLPLLSR
- the LOC109882637 gene encoding chromatin complexes subunit BAP18 isoform X2 — its product is MTSASTKVGEIFSAAGAAFTKLGELTMQLHPVADSSPAGAKWTDTEIEQLRSAVVRFGDDLNSLSSVIKERTVAQIKTTVKRKLYDESGMPISTDSPKKTVKKTAVTMATTATPTVIAVPTAQVILPAGLQGNVTVAPPAMKKQKTSDVTLSALNDSDVNSDLEGLGEGSNSKKLNFDQDNLNLDSGLIMNSSDLPLLSR